The Thermobispora bispora DSM 43833 genome window below encodes:
- a CDS encoding IucA/IucC family protein, protein MSDTVRARHLALAEEATVAALLRCCIREIAGPRGRVRTAGPYLTARIAGTPVRTRAGGGIALRFTGPAELLEGGSWRRLTSAELVGLIERELGAGGEVNDEFGAQVAASRDAIAALLAARERADPPADPWLASEQALVTGHPFHPSPKAGVAAPGYAPEAHARFRLRLLGVRADLVAEGGDTAVLDRLGLAPPGYVPLPAHPWQLELLAPDLAGPLADGRLIDLGHCPGLAVPTSSVRTVYHPGTGVCLKFSLNVRITNCVRKNAWYELAGAVELTRRLRPVFDELAGRHPGTRWLPEPGYRSAALGTRLLEGLGVIVRSAPWQVCGAGVTPLLAGALAAPPYGPAASAGAPPGVPEAVRARRAADPVTWWRAYVERVVPPVLDAYADHGVVLEPHLQNVLIGVDADALPAEVIFRDLEGTKLVAGRHDLSGLPARVAAALTYEPERGWNRMAYCLVVNHLAEVAATVAASARDARRPEHRERLLGELWAVAAEVVARHAGGRPPVRELLSRCSLPAKANLGVRWRRAADRAAGYVPVPNPFVRAGSAGRSGKAW, encoded by the coding sequence ATGTCGGACACCGTGCGCGCCCGCCACCTCGCCCTCGCCGAGGAGGCGACCGTGGCGGCCCTGCTGCGCTGCTGCATCCGCGAGATCGCCGGCCCGCGCGGCCGGGTGCGGACCGCCGGGCCGTACCTGACCGCGCGGATCGCCGGCACCCCGGTGCGGACCCGGGCCGGCGGCGGGATCGCCCTGCGGTTCACCGGGCCGGCCGAGCTGCTCGAGGGCGGGTCGTGGCGGCGGCTCACCTCGGCCGAGCTCGTCGGCCTGATCGAACGGGAGCTCGGCGCGGGCGGCGAGGTGAACGACGAGTTCGGCGCCCAGGTGGCCGCGAGCCGGGACGCCATCGCCGCGCTGCTCGCCGCCCGGGAGCGGGCCGACCCGCCCGCCGACCCCTGGCTCGCCTCCGAGCAGGCGCTGGTGACCGGCCACCCGTTCCACCCGTCGCCCAAGGCGGGGGTGGCCGCGCCCGGGTACGCGCCGGAGGCGCACGCGCGGTTCCGGCTGCGGCTGCTCGGGGTCCGCGCCGACCTCGTCGCCGAGGGCGGGGACACCGCCGTGCTCGACCGGCTCGGGCTCGCGCCGCCCGGGTACGTGCCGCTCCCCGCGCACCCCTGGCAGCTCGAGCTGCTCGCCCCCGACCTCGCCGGGCCGCTCGCCGACGGCCGCCTCATCGACCTCGGTCACTGCCCGGGCCTGGCCGTCCCCACCTCGTCGGTCCGCACCGTGTACCACCCGGGCACCGGGGTCTGCCTCAAGTTCAGCCTCAACGTGCGGATCACCAATTGCGTGCGGAAGAACGCCTGGTACGAGCTGGCCGGCGCGGTGGAGCTCACCAGGCGGCTCCGCCCCGTCTTCGACGAGCTGGCCGGCCGGCACCCCGGCACCCGGTGGCTGCCCGAGCCGGGCTACCGCTCCGCCGCGCTCGGCACCCGGCTGCTCGAAGGGCTCGGCGTGATCGTGCGCTCCGCTCCGTGGCAGGTCTGCGGCGCCGGGGTCACCCCGCTCCTCGCCGGCGCCCTCGCCGCCCCGCCGTACGGCCCGGCCGCGTCCGCCGGGGCGCCGCCCGGGGTGCCGGAGGCGGTGCGCGCCCGCCGGGCCGCCGACCCGGTCACCTGGTGGCGGGCGTACGTGGAGCGGGTCGTCCCGCCCGTGCTCGACGCCTACGCCGACCACGGGGTCGTGCTCGAGCCCCACCTGCAGAACGTGCTCATCGGCGTCGACGCGGACGCCCTCCCCGCCGAAGTGATCTTCCGCGACCTGGAGGGGACCAAGCTCGTCGCCGGCCGCCACGACCTGTCCGGGCTGCCCGCCCGGGTGGCGGCGGCGCTCACCTACGAACCCGAGCGCGGCTGGAACCGGATGGCCTACTGCCTGGTGGTCAACCACCTCGCCGAGGTCGCCGCCACCGTGGCCGCCTCCGCCCGCGACGCCCGGCGCCCGGAGCACCGCGAGCGGCTCCTCGGGGAGCTCTGGGCGGTCGCCGCCGAGGTGGTCGCGCGGCACGCCGGCGGCCGGCCCCCGGTGCGGGAGCTGCTCTCCCGCTGCTCGCTCCCGGCCAAGGCCAACCTCGGCGTGCGCTGGCGCCGGGCGGCCGACCGGGCCGCCGGATACGTCCCCGTGCCCAACCCGTTCGTGCGCGCCGGCTCGGCCGGCCGGTCAGGAAAGGCCTGGTGA
- a CDS encoding decarboxylase, producing MDVPAGVRAIAESLGEIPAYVYDLDGLRRHAAAVRDAMTGTQIHYAVKANPDPKVLRALAPYVDGFEVASAGEFQRVTEVVPGMPVSFGGPGKTTDELALAPLVHRWHVESPAELRRLTGPADILLRVNLGVPVEGAALTMGGGATPFGMDPEGVAECLRLLPTSRARLRGVHAHLASGLDAPALLEIARAVLEYGRGLGVAEFNLGGGMAVDYRRPGNRFDWAAYGEGLRRLAAPGETLRIEPGRALTAYCGWYLTTVIDVKRVHGERFAVLSGGTHHLRTPVTKGHDQPFTVIHRGAGGRPEPEPVTLVGRLCTPKDVFARRVPASLAPGDVVAFAMAGAYAWNISHHDFLMHPKPEFHYLG from the coding sequence ATGGACGTGCCCGCGGGGGTTCGCGCGATCGCCGAGTCGCTCGGCGAGATTCCCGCCTACGTGTACGACCTGGACGGGCTCCGCCGCCACGCGGCGGCCGTGCGCGACGCGATGACGGGAACCCAGATCCACTACGCGGTGAAGGCGAACCCCGACCCCAAGGTGCTGCGCGCGCTCGCGCCGTACGTCGATGGCTTCGAGGTGGCGTCCGCCGGCGAGTTCCAGCGGGTCACCGAGGTGGTCCCCGGCATGCCGGTGAGCTTCGGCGGCCCGGGCAAGACCACGGACGAGCTCGCGCTCGCCCCCTTGGTCCACCGCTGGCACGTGGAGAGCCCGGCCGAGCTGCGCCGGCTCACCGGCCCGGCCGACATCCTGCTCCGGGTGAACCTCGGCGTCCCGGTGGAGGGCGCGGCCCTCACCATGGGCGGCGGGGCGACGCCGTTCGGCATGGACCCGGAGGGCGTGGCCGAGTGCCTGCGGCTGCTCCCCACGTCCCGGGCCCGGCTGCGGGGCGTGCACGCCCACCTCGCCAGCGGCCTCGACGCCCCCGCCCTCCTCGAGATCGCCCGCGCGGTGCTGGAGTACGGCCGCGGGCTCGGGGTGGCCGAGTTCAACCTCGGCGGGGGCATGGCCGTGGACTACCGGCGGCCGGGGAACCGGTTCGACTGGGCGGCATACGGGGAGGGCCTGCGGCGGCTCGCCGCCCCCGGGGAGACGCTCCGCATCGAGCCCGGCCGGGCCCTCACCGCCTACTGCGGCTGGTACCTCACCACGGTCATCGACGTGAAGCGGGTCCACGGCGAGCGGTTCGCCGTCCTGTCCGGCGGTACCCACCACCTGCGGACCCCGGTCACCAAGGGCCATGATCAGCCGTTCACCGTGATCCACCGCGGCGCGGGCGGCCGCCCGGAGCCCGAGCCGGTCACCCTGGTCGGGCGGTTGTGCACCCCCAAGGACGTGTTCGCCCGCCGGGTCCCGGCCTCGCTCGCGCCCGGGGACGTGGTCGCGTTCGCCATGGCCGGGGCGTACGCGTGGAACATCTCCCACCACGACTTCCTGATGCACCCCAAGCCGGAGTTCCACTACCTCGGCTGA
- a CDS encoding ATP-dependent helicase has protein sequence MTGQNYRLVRRGGVARRPAPVLDPHQRAVVEHEGGPLLVLAGPGTGKTTTIVEAVVHRVERRGIAPERILVLTFSRKAAEELRERITARLQRTTRSPLAFTFHGYAYALLRRAAVLRGEPPPRLLTAPERLLEIRRLLQGELEDGARHWPAEMRELLKTRGFAQELLDFLSRAAERGLDGDALVRLGRERGRPDWEAAGRFFNRYHDRFDVDPVPTIDYPELIRTAAGLLRDEAARRRERDAYDAVLVDEYQDTDPAQELLLQQLAGDGRELIVVGDPDQSIYGFRGADPGAIMRFPERFRTRDGRPAPVVALRECRRFGEALLAASRRVAARLPAAPAPTVAPAGDPGGHRDLVPADGLEPGEVRVLIAGSASQEAAVVADVLRRAHLIDGVPWRRMAVLVRTAVRQVPLLRRALSAAGVPVAVAGDELPLVQEPGARPLITLLRVAVNPAALDIGTAEELLTGPLGGTDVIGVRRLRRALRAAEQEAAAAAAEADGQATLPFTPRSSDELLIAALRDPRELSGVEPHIAAPAERVARLLAIAREGVRRHRPAEDVLWDIWQASGLAERWTAESLAGGTRGAQADRDLDGVVALFDHAARFTDRLPKAGVEVFLDDLLHREIAGDTLAEAAPEGDAVRILTAHRAKGLEWDVVVVAGVQEGIWPDLRLRGSLLGVDELVELTDRSMPEGDRAAAAALTSRLLDEERRLFYVAVTRARRRLVVTAVGGADTEERPSRFLTELLPAGAEPAAVDDRMRWLSLPALVADLRAAVCDPKRPEPVRRAAAAHLARLARAGVPGAAPGEWYALTELSDDRPLTWPDGAVRVSPSAVERFTECALRWLLETAVGTGNGGPNQHVGVVVHAIAALAAEGGDETDLVRRLDDVWDRFDFGGAWFNRKQREAAVGMIERFARWQRERVRELVAVEEPFTARVGPGVLITGRVDRLERDRQGRPVIVDIKTGSGKPKNDEIDRHPQLGVYQLAALLGAFERHGLARSPGGASLLHVGKAAERGAVEQTQRALADDPDPGWAERLVTTVARGMAGSVFTATANDGCRTCAAKIVCPINDQGRQVC, from the coding sequence GTGACCGGTCAGAACTACCGCCTGGTGCGCCGCGGCGGGGTGGCACGGCGCCCGGCGCCCGTGCTCGACCCCCATCAGCGGGCCGTGGTCGAGCACGAGGGCGGCCCGCTGCTCGTGCTCGCCGGACCGGGCACGGGGAAGACCACGACCATCGTCGAGGCGGTGGTCCACCGGGTCGAACGGCGCGGCATCGCCCCGGAACGGATCCTCGTCCTCACCTTCAGCCGCAAGGCCGCGGAGGAGCTGCGCGAGCGGATCACGGCCCGGCTGCAGCGGACCACCAGGTCGCCGCTCGCCTTCACCTTCCACGGGTACGCGTACGCGCTGCTGCGCCGCGCCGCCGTGCTCCGCGGCGAGCCGCCCCCGCGGCTGCTCACCGCCCCCGAGCGGCTGCTGGAGATCCGGCGGCTTCTCCAGGGTGAGCTGGAGGACGGCGCCCGGCACTGGCCGGCCGAGATGCGGGAGCTGCTCAAGACCCGCGGGTTCGCCCAGGAGCTGCTCGACTTCCTCTCCCGCGCGGCCGAGCGCGGGCTCGACGGCGACGCGCTGGTACGGCTCGGCCGGGAGCGCGGCCGGCCGGACTGGGAGGCGGCCGGGCGGTTCTTCAACCGCTACCACGACCGCTTCGACGTCGACCCGGTGCCCACGATCGACTACCCCGAGCTGATCCGCACCGCGGCGGGGCTGCTCCGCGACGAGGCGGCCCGGCGGCGGGAGCGGGACGCCTACGACGCGGTGCTCGTCGACGAGTACCAGGACACCGACCCGGCGCAGGAGCTCCTGCTCCAGCAGCTCGCCGGGGACGGGCGCGAGCTGATCGTCGTCGGCGACCCCGACCAGTCGATCTACGGCTTCCGCGGCGCCGACCCCGGGGCGATCATGCGGTTCCCCGAGCGGTTCCGGACCCGGGACGGCCGCCCGGCCCCGGTCGTGGCGCTGCGGGAGTGCCGCCGCTTCGGGGAGGCGCTGCTCGCGGCCTCCCGGCGCGTGGCGGCGCGGCTGCCCGCCGCGCCCGCCCCCACGGTGGCGCCCGCCGGTGACCCGGGCGGGCACCGCGACCTCGTCCCCGCGGACGGGCTGGAGCCCGGCGAGGTGCGGGTGCTCATCGCCGGCAGCGCGAGCCAGGAGGCGGCCGTGGTGGCCGACGTGCTGCGCCGGGCCCACCTGATCGACGGGGTGCCGTGGCGCCGGATGGCCGTCCTGGTGCGCACCGCCGTACGCCAGGTGCCGCTGCTGCGGCGCGCGCTCAGCGCCGCCGGGGTACCGGTCGCCGTCGCCGGTGACGAGCTGCCCCTCGTCCAGGAGCCCGGGGCGCGCCCGTTGATCACCCTGCTGCGGGTGGCGGTCAACCCGGCCGCGCTCGACATCGGCACGGCCGAGGAGCTGCTCACCGGGCCGCTCGGCGGCACGGACGTGATCGGGGTGCGCCGGTTGCGCCGCGCGCTGCGCGCCGCCGAGCAGGAGGCCGCCGCGGCCGCGGCCGAGGCCGACGGCCAGGCCACCCTGCCGTTCACCCCGCGCTCCTCCGACGAGCTGCTCATCGCCGCGTTACGCGACCCGCGCGAGCTCTCCGGGGTCGAGCCGCACATTGCGGCGCCGGCCGAGCGGGTCGCCCGCCTGCTCGCCATCGCCCGCGAGGGGGTGCGGCGGCACCGCCCCGCCGAGGACGTGCTCTGGGACATCTGGCAGGCGAGCGGCCTCGCCGAGCGGTGGACCGCCGAGAGCCTCGCCGGCGGGACCCGCGGGGCCCAGGCCGACCGCGACCTCGACGGGGTGGTCGCGCTGTTCGACCACGCCGCGCGCTTCACCGACCGGCTGCCGAAGGCGGGCGTGGAGGTGTTCCTCGACGATCTGCTCCACCGGGAGATCGCCGGAGACACGCTCGCCGAGGCCGCCCCCGAGGGCGACGCGGTGCGCATCCTCACCGCCCACCGCGCCAAGGGCCTGGAGTGGGACGTGGTCGTGGTGGCCGGCGTGCAGGAGGGGATCTGGCCCGACCTGCGGCTCCGCGGGTCGCTCCTCGGCGTCGACGAGCTCGTCGAGCTCACCGACCGGTCGATGCCGGAGGGCGACCGGGCGGCCGCCGCGGCCCTCACCTCCCGGCTGCTCGACGAGGAACGGCGGCTGTTCTACGTCGCGGTGACCCGGGCGCGGCGGCGGCTGGTGGTGACCGCGGTGGGCGGCGCGGACACCGAGGAGCGCCCGTCGCGCTTCCTCACCGAGCTGCTGCCCGCCGGGGCGGAGCCGGCCGCCGTCGACGACCGGATGCGCTGGCTCAGCCTCCCGGCCCTCGTCGCCGACCTGCGGGCCGCGGTGTGCGACCCCAAGCGCCCCGAGCCGGTGCGCCGCGCGGCCGCCGCCCACCTCGCCCGGCTGGCCCGGGCCGGCGTGCCGGGGGCCGCCCCGGGCGAGTGGTACGCGCTCACCGAGCTCTCCGACGACCGGCCGCTCACCTGGCCGGACGGTGCCGTACGGGTCTCCCCGTCGGCCGTGGAGCGGTTCACCGAGTGCGCCCTGCGGTGGCTGCTCGAGACCGCGGTGGGCACCGGCAACGGGGGTCCCAACCAGCACGTGGGCGTGGTGGTGCACGCGATCGCCGCGCTCGCCGCCGAGGGCGGCGACGAGACCGACCTGGTGCGGCGGCTCGACGACGTGTGGGACCGGTTCGACTTCGGCGGCGCGTGGTTCAACCGCAAGCAGCGCGAGGCCGCGGTCGGGATGATCGAGCGGTTCGCCCGGTGGCAGCGCGAGCGGGTGCGCGAGCTCGTCGCGGTGGAGGAGCCGTTCACCGCCCGGGTCGGGCCCGGCGTGCTGATCACCGGGCGGGTGGACCGGCTGGAGCGGGACCGGCAGGGCCGGCCGGTGATCGTCGACATCAAGACCGGCAGCGGCAAGCCCAAGAACGACGAGATCGACCGGCACCCCCAGCTCGGGGTCTACCAGCTCGCCGCCCTGCTCGGCGCGTTCGAGCGGCACGGTCTCGCCCGCTCCCCCGGGGGCGCGTCCCTGCTGCACGTGGGGAAGGCGGCCGAGCGGGGCGCCGTGGAGCAGACCCAGCGGGCGCTCGCCGACGACCCGGACCCGGGCTGGGCCGAGCGGCTGGTCACCACGGTGGCCCGGGGGATGGCGGGGAGCGTGTTCACCGCCACCGCCAACGACGGGTGCCGCACCTGCGCGGCGAAGATCGTCTGCCCGATCAACGACCAAGGAAGACAGGTGTGCTGA
- a CDS encoding UvrD-helicase domain-containing protein → MLTVRAPQKPILSPEEIAAKLGIPAPTPEQAEVIAAPLEPMVVVAGAGSGKSETMAGRVVWLVANGFVRPDQVLGLTFTNKAAAELAERVRKRLGQLAASGLIPPELLDHEPAVSTYHAYAARLFTDHALRDGLEPAMRLATPAVAWQLAAQVVGQYDGPMDKVDLTPPSVTAAVLELAGELAEHLCEPDDVRGFGRWLRDRFAELPGKPIAAQRKVIERQEVREQLLPLVEAYQRLKRERGLLDHGDQVALAARIALRHPEVGAVERGRYAVVLLDEYQDTSHAQLELLRALYGGGHPVTAVGDPCQSIYGWRGASAGNLLRFPGHFPTRTGEPAPVKCLSVSFRNGERVLGVAARIQEPLRAEAREVPVLTPGPNRRGRGRVVCAFHRTAEEEAEWIAGLVDGLLRGEGAAAAGSSLGVAVPREGAPDGLPWPEGERDPDRPAVSPKDIAILVRKRSQFAALRRALEDRGIPVEVVGLGGLLMVPEVADIVATLRALYDPTAGDALLRLLAGPRWRIGPADLKTLGDLARELTKELREGRREGDPLENAVAELAEEQGNLIDALDELPDRPDWLARFSPRARERLPALALELRALRAHAGRPLPELIGEVERRLRLDIEVAAKGGNPLAARADLDAFLDIAARFAGESEDGTLGAFLAYLKAAETEEFGLKTAEAGQVGETDTVKLMTVHMAKGLEWPVVIVPGLSQATTQKGWVTKGSLFPAAPVTNPRWTENPRKLPYPLRGDRTDLPRLPSLERDALTAFEEDCRTRDLLEERRLAYVAVTRAHYLLVASGFRWGTSSRPLEPSMFLEEIRAKGAEVARWWDGDEEENPLLADPPRADWPQVGVPDPVREGARLVEEALAARAEQDAAGAERDAAEAERDTAGAVFADPVGDLSPEDRERMRAWARDTELLLRERAEHHHRAGQVVELPDRLTVSSLVTLAADPVAFAQSVRRPLPRKPAPHARRGTAFHRWLETRWGQQRLLDESDLPGAADEQSGDADLAELQELFERSEWARRTPVDQEVPFQMVIGDRLVRGRMDAVFREGDGYVVVDWRTGRRPQGEEAEAAAVQLAAYRLAWSALAGVPLEKVSAAFHYVRYNETHRPVDLLDAAGLTALIERIPAE, encoded by the coding sequence GTGCTGACCGTGCGGGCCCCGCAGAAGCCGATCCTCAGCCCGGAGGAGATCGCCGCGAAGCTGGGCATCCCCGCCCCCACCCCGGAGCAGGCGGAGGTGATCGCGGCGCCGCTCGAGCCCATGGTCGTGGTGGCCGGCGCCGGGTCGGGCAAGAGCGAGACCATGGCCGGGCGGGTCGTCTGGCTGGTCGCCAACGGGTTCGTCCGGCCCGACCAGGTGCTGGGGCTCACCTTCACCAACAAGGCCGCGGCCGAGCTCGCCGAGCGGGTCCGCAAGCGGCTCGGCCAGCTCGCCGCCTCGGGGCTGATCCCGCCGGAGCTGCTCGATCACGAGCCGGCGGTCTCCACCTACCACGCCTACGCGGCCCGGCTCTTCACCGACCACGCGCTCCGCGACGGGCTTGAGCCGGCCATGCGGCTCGCCACCCCGGCGGTCGCCTGGCAGCTCGCCGCCCAGGTGGTCGGGCAGTACGACGGGCCCATGGACAAGGTCGACCTCACCCCGCCGAGCGTCACCGCCGCCGTGCTCGAGCTCGCCGGGGAGCTCGCCGAGCACCTCTGCGAACCGGACGACGTCCGCGGGTTCGGCCGCTGGCTGCGCGACCGGTTCGCCGAGCTGCCCGGCAAGCCGATCGCCGCTCAGCGCAAGGTGATCGAGCGGCAGGAGGTGCGCGAGCAGCTCCTCCCGCTGGTCGAGGCCTACCAGCGGCTCAAGCGCGAGCGCGGGCTCCTCGACCACGGCGACCAGGTGGCGCTCGCCGCCCGGATCGCGCTCCGGCACCCCGAGGTGGGGGCGGTGGAGCGGGGGCGGTACGCCGTGGTGCTGCTCGACGAGTACCAGGACACCAGCCACGCCCAGCTCGAGCTGCTCCGCGCGCTCTACGGCGGCGGCCACCCGGTGACCGCGGTGGGCGACCCCTGCCAGTCGATCTACGGATGGCGCGGCGCCTCGGCCGGCAACCTGCTGCGGTTCCCGGGGCACTTCCCCACGCGCACGGGCGAGCCGGCGCCGGTCAAGTGCCTGTCGGTCAGCTTCCGCAACGGGGAGCGCGTGCTCGGCGTCGCCGCGAGGATCCAGGAGCCGCTGCGCGCGGAGGCCCGGGAGGTCCCCGTGCTCACGCCCGGCCCCAACCGGCGCGGCCGCGGCCGGGTGGTCTGCGCCTTCCACCGGACCGCCGAGGAGGAGGCGGAGTGGATCGCCGGCCTGGTGGACGGGCTGCTCCGGGGGGAGGGCGCGGCCGCGGCGGGGTCCTCGCTCGGCGTGGCCGTACCGCGTGAAGGCGCCCCGGACGGGCTGCCGTGGCCGGAGGGCGAGCGGGACCCGGACCGGCCCGCGGTCTCGCCGAAGGACATCGCGATCCTGGTCCGCAAGCGGTCGCAGTTCGCCGCGCTGCGCCGGGCGCTGGAGGACCGGGGGATCCCGGTCGAGGTGGTGGGCCTCGGCGGCCTGCTCATGGTGCCCGAGGTGGCGGACATCGTCGCCACGCTGCGCGCCCTCTACGACCCCACGGCGGGGGACGCGCTGCTCCGGCTGCTCGCCGGGCCGCGCTGGCGGATCGGCCCGGCCGACCTGAAGACCCTCGGCGACCTCGCCCGGGAGCTCACCAAGGAGCTGCGGGAGGGGCGGCGCGAGGGCGACCCGCTGGAGAACGCGGTCGCCGAGCTCGCCGAGGAGCAGGGCAACCTCATCGACGCGCTCGACGAGCTGCCCGACCGGCCCGACTGGCTGGCCCGGTTCTCCCCCCGGGCCCGGGAGCGGCTGCCCGCGCTCGCCCTGGAGCTGCGCGCGCTCCGCGCCCACGCCGGGCGCCCGCTGCCCGAGCTGATCGGCGAGGTGGAGCGCCGCCTCAGGCTCGACATCGAGGTGGCCGCGAAGGGCGGCAACCCGCTCGCCGCCCGGGCGGACCTCGACGCCTTCCTCGACATCGCCGCCCGCTTCGCCGGGGAGTCGGAGGACGGGACGCTCGGCGCCTTCCTCGCCTACCTGAAGGCGGCGGAGACCGAGGAGTTCGGGCTGAAGACCGCCGAGGCCGGGCAGGTCGGCGAGACCGACACCGTCAAGCTGATGACGGTGCACATGGCCAAGGGCCTGGAGTGGCCGGTCGTGATCGTGCCTGGGCTGTCGCAGGCCACCACGCAGAAGGGATGGGTGACCAAGGGCAGCCTCTTCCCCGCGGCGCCGGTGACGAACCCCAGGTGGACCGAGAACCCCCGCAAGCTGCCCTACCCGCTCCGGGGCGACCGCACGGACCTGCCGCGGCTGCCGAGCCTTGAGCGGGACGCGCTCACCGCGTTCGAGGAGGACTGCCGCACCCGCGACCTGCTGGAGGAGCGCCGGCTCGCCTACGTCGCGGTGACCCGGGCGCACTACCTGCTGGTCGCGTCGGGCTTCCGCTGGGGCACCTCCTCCCGGCCGCTCGAGCCGTCCATGTTCCTCGAGGAGATCCGCGCGAAGGGGGCCGAGGTCGCCCGCTGGTGGGACGGGGACGAGGAGGAGAACCCGCTGCTCGCCGACCCGCCCCGGGCCGACTGGCCGCAGGTGGGCGTGCCGGACCCGGTCCGCGAGGGCGCCCGGTTGGTGGAGGAGGCCCTGGCGGCCCGCGCGGAGCAGGACGCGGCCGGGGCGGAGCGAGACGCTGCGGAGGCGGAGCGGGACACGGCCGGGGCGGTGTTCGCCGACCCGGTGGGCGACCTCTCCCCGGAGGACCGGGAGCGGATGCGCGCCTGGGCGCGCGACACCGAGCTGCTCCTGCGGGAGCGCGCGGAGCACCACCACCGGGCCGGGCAGGTCGTCGAGCTGCCGGACCGGCTCACCGTCTCCTCGCTCGTGACGCTCGCCGCGGATCCGGTGGCCTTCGCCCAGAGCGTGCGCCGCCCCCTGCCGCGCAAGCCGGCCCCGCACGCCCGCCGGGGCACCGCCTTCCACCGGTGGCTGGAGACCCGCTGGGGCCAGCAGCGCCTGCTCGACGAGTCCGACCTCCCGGGGGCGGCCGACGAGCAGTCCGGGGACGCCGACCTGGCCGAGCTGCAGGAGCTGTTCGAGCGGAGCGAGTGGGCCCGCCGTACGCCCGTCGACCAGGAGGTGCCGTTCCAGATGGTGATCGGCGACCGGCTGGTGCGCGGCCGGATGGACGCGGTCTTCCGCGAAGGGGACGGCTACGTGGTGGTGGACTGGCGGACCGGGCGGCGGCCGCAGGGCGAGGAGGCCGAGGCCGCGGCGGTCCAGCTCGCCGCCTACCGGCTCGCCTGGTCGGCGCTCGCCGGCGTGCCGCTGGAGAAGGTCTCCGCCGCCTTCCACTACGTGCGGTACAACGAGACCCACCGCCCGGTCGACCTGCTCGACGCCGCCGGGCTCACCGCGCTCATCGAGCGGATCCCCGCCGAGTAG